A genomic window from Elaeis guineensis isolate ETL-2024a chromosome 3, EG11, whole genome shotgun sequence includes:
- the LOC105040523 gene encoding LOW QUALITY PROTEIN: amino acid permease 3 (The sequence of the model RefSeq protein was modified relative to this genomic sequence to represent the inferred CDS: inserted 3 bases in 3 codons) → MGEGEMIKELEMGEKRSSARDVGGLNREELDDDGRPKRSGTVWTASAHIITAVIGSGVLSLAWATAQLGWIAGPVTLLLFSFITFYTSCLLADCYRTSDPISGKRNYTYMQAVKSNLGGTQVWLCGLCQYVNLFGVGIGYTITASISAAAVHKSNCFHAKGHEADCSVSDSLYTVVFGIVQIFLSQLPNFHKLWWLSIVAAVMSLAYSFIAVGLSTASIISGNTAKTSITGTEVGVDVDSSQKVWKACQALGDIAFAYSYSVILIEIQDTLRSPPAEVKVMKKAXFMGVSTTTVFYXLCGCLGYAAFGNRAPGNLLTGFGFXEPYWLIDVANVCIVVHLVGAYQVFSQPIFAAVEKWIAERCPNNKMLTYEHRVTSNGHFGCSVNMFRLIWRTVFVVISTLLASMMPFFNDVLSFLGAAGFWPLTVYFPITMYISQKNIARFTPKWIVLQSISFLCFVVALAAACASIEGVIKSLRHYTPFHTRS, encoded by the exons atGGGAGAGGGAGAGATGATAAAAGAGTTGGAGATGGGAGAGAAACGGAGTTCAGCACGGGACGTCGGAGGACTCAACCGGGAGGAACTTGACGATGATGGCCGGCCAAAGAGAAGTG GAACGGTTTGGACGGCAAGTGCGCATATCATCACAGCAGTCATAGGCTCAGGTGTCCTATCGTTGGCATGGGCCACGGCTCAACTTGGGTGGATTGCTGGACCTGTAACGCTGTTGCTCTTCTCCTTCATCACCTTCTACACCTCCTGTCTCCTAGCAGATTGCTACAGGACTTCAGATCCCATCTCTGGGAAGAGAAACTACACCTACATGCAGGCGGTGAAATCCAACTTAG gtggaACACAGGTTTGGCTCTGCGGACTCTGTCAATATGTCAACTTATTTGGAGTTGGCATCGGCTACACCATCACTGCATCCATAAGTGCGGC GGCGGTGCACAAGTCCAATTGTTTTCATGCGAAGGGCCACGAAGCTGATTGCAGTGTTTCAGACAGTCTCTACACGGTTGTATTTGGGATTGTCCAAATTTTCCTCTCCCAACTGCCCAACTTTCATAAGTTATGGTGGTTATCCATAGTTGCTGCAGTCATGTCTCTGGCTTACTCCTTCATAGCTGTTGGTCTCTCAACAGCCAGTATAATCTCAG GTAATACCGCAAAGACATCCATAACAGGAACAGAGGTTGGGGTAGATGTTGATTCATCGCAGAAGGTTTGGAAGGCATGCCAGGCACTTGGAGATATCGCATTTGCCTATTCATATTCCGTGATTCTAATAGAAATCCAG GATACTCTGAGAAGCCCTCCGGCAGAGGTCAAGGTGATGAAAAAGG TCTTCATGGGCGTCTCCACAACGACAGTTTTCT TACTGTGTGGCTGCCTTGGATATGCTGCATTTGGAAACCGTGCTCCGGGGAACTTACTCACTGGGTTTGGAT TCGAGCCCTACTGGCTTATTGACGTTGCCAATGTTTGCATCGTAGTGCATTTAGTTGGTGCATATCAG GTATTCAGCCAGCCAATATTTGCTGCAGTTGAGAAATGGATTGCCGAAAGGTGCCCGAACAACAAAATGTTGACTTACGAGCATCGTGTGACAAGTAATGGACATTTTGGATGCAGTGTCAATATGTTTCGACTGATTTGGAGAACAGTTTTTGTCGTGATAAGCACCCTTCTAGCAAGCATGATGCCTTTCTTCAATGATGTGCTTTCATTCCTGGGAGCTGCTGGATTCTGGCCTCTTACAGTATATTTTCCTATCACGATGTACATTTCACAAAAGAACATCGCAAGgttcacacccaagtggatagtcTTGCAGAGCATAAGCTTCCTCTGCTTTGTTGTCGCGCTAGCTGCAGCTTGTGCTTCCATTGAAGGGGTAATTAAATCACTCCGCCACTATACACCATTTCATACTAGGTCATAA
- the LOC105040522 gene encoding uncharacterized protein: MYLFGQVHCDPVLGRLAAGRHPSPLREVQGSNPGGGIHHISRKKVRYLFLRKCVRHLDYSSGSVSTSGLEPSHHGEYGECFGWNHALKTVVLALRLGVYFGIIFCDLVNTLK; the protein is encoded by the exons ATGTACCTTTTTGG TCAGGTGCATTGTGACCCGGTGCTTGGCCGGTTGGCAGCTGGTAGGCATCCCTCTCCTCTTAGGGAGGTCCAGGGTTCAAACCCTGGTGGGGGCATCCACCACATCTCAAGAAAAAAGGTCAG ATATCTTTTTTTGAGGAAGTGTGTCAGACATCTTGATTACTCATCTGGATCAGTTTCCACTTCTGGACTG GAACCATCGCATCATGGAGAATATGGAGAATGTTTTGGCTGGAATCATGCTTTGAAAACAGTTGTTTTAGCTCTTCGTTTGGGTGTATATTTTGGCATCATCTTCTGCGACCTTGTTAACACATTAAAGTGA